The proteins below are encoded in one region of Mangifera indica cultivar Alphonso chromosome 7, CATAS_Mindica_2.1, whole genome shotgun sequence:
- the LOC123220184 gene encoding epoxide hydrolase A-like, producing the protein MEDILHRIVNVNGLNMHVAEKGEGPVILFIHGFPELWYTWRHQIIALASLGYRAIAPDLRGYGDTDAPPSVSSYSCFHVVGDLIGLLDVVAPEEDKMFVVGHDWGGLISWYLCLFRPDKVKALVNLGVPFNPRNPQMKPVDGLKAVYGDDYYMIRFQEPGEIEAEFTQIGTETVIKEFFTYRTPGPLFLPTGKGFGHPPDAEIVLPSWLSEDDVKYYTSKFEKGFTGGVNYYRNMNVNWELTAPWTGSQIKVPVKFIIGNLDLTYYMPRAKDYIHKGGFKQDVPLLEEVIIMEGVGHFISEEKADEINEHRYNFFRKF; encoded by the exons ATGGAAGATATACTGCACAGAATCGTGAATGTCAATGGCTTAAACATGCACGTGGCAGAGAAAGGCGAAGGTCCAGTCATTCTTTTCATTCACGGCTTTCCCGAATTGTGGTACACCTGGCGCCACCAGATAATCGCCTTGGCTTCCCTCGGCTACCGAGCTATTGCTCCGGATCTACGTGGCTACGGTGATACTGACGCTCCGCCTTCTGTCTCGAGTTACTCGTGTTTCCACGTTGTGGGGGACCTCATTGGACTCCTCGACGTCGTCGCCCCTGAAGAGGATAAGATGTTTGTGGTGGGCCATGATTGGGGTGGTCTTATTTCTTGGTACCTGTGTTTGTTTAGACCAGATAAGGTCAAAGCTTTGGTCAACTTGGGTGTTCCTTTTAATCCCAGAAACCCTCAGATGAAGCCTGTTGATGGTTTGAAAGCTGTTTATGGTGACGATTATTACATGATCAGATTTCAG GAGCCTGGTGAGATAGAAGCTGAATTTACCCAGATTGGTACTGAGACTGTTATCAAGGAATTCTTTACATACAGGACACCTGGTCCTCTTTTTCTGCCTACAGGTAAAGGATTTGGACATCCCCCAGATGCTGAAATTGTCTTGCCCTCTTGGCTATCAGAGGATGATGTTAAATACTACACCAGCAAATTTGAGAAAGGCTTTACAGGAGGAGTGAACTATTACCGTAATATGAACGT GAACTGGGAACTTACAGCACCTTGGACCGGGAGTCAAATAAAGGTTCCTGTTAAGTTCATCATCGGTAACCTGGACCTGACATATTATATGCCAAGAGCCAAGGATTACATACACAAAGGCGGGTTCAAGCAGGATGTGCCATTATTGGAGGAAGTGATTATAATGGAAGGTGTAGGTCACTTCATCAGTGAAGAAAAGGCTGATGAGATCAATGAGCACAGATACAACTTTTTTCGGAAGTTCTGA